The proteins below are encoded in one region of Fibrella aestuarina BUZ 2:
- the recO gene encoding DNA repair protein RecO yields MLHKTQGIALSYIRYRESSIIARVYTEAFGLQSYIINGVRSAKSKTNRIALFQPLTLLDMVVYYKEDRDLHRISEVKTPYPFQHIPFEVAKSSIALFVTEMLTKTLKEEASNPALFRFLLTSIVYLEEATEQYENFHLAFLLQLASFLGFGPESAGEFEAQLREHSVPFLADDTMSEAVNTFLSTPIHTPVRLNRAQRADLLDGLVAYYRIHFDNLGEVKSLAVLREVLG; encoded by the coding sequence ATGCTGCACAAAACCCAGGGCATTGCCCTTAGCTACATCCGTTACCGCGAATCATCGATTATTGCCCGCGTTTATACCGAAGCGTTTGGCTTGCAAAGCTACATCATCAACGGGGTGCGGTCGGCCAAGAGCAAAACCAACCGGATTGCGCTTTTCCAGCCCCTGACGCTGCTCGACATGGTCGTGTATTACAAAGAAGACCGCGACCTGCACCGGATTTCGGAGGTGAAAACGCCCTATCCGTTTCAGCACATTCCGTTCGAAGTGGCTAAGTCGAGCATCGCCCTGTTCGTGACCGAGATGCTCACCAAAACGCTGAAAGAAGAAGCCAGCAACCCGGCGCTGTTCCGGTTTCTGCTCACGTCGATCGTGTACCTCGAAGAAGCCACCGAGCAGTACGAAAATTTCCACCTCGCGTTTCTGTTGCAACTGGCGTCGTTCCTGGGCTTTGGTCCCGAAAGTGCGGGCGAGTTTGAAGCCCAACTTCGCGAGCATTCGGTGCCCTTCCTGGCCGACGACACCATGAGCGAGGCTGTCAACACGTTTCTGAGCACGCCTATCCACACGCCCGTTCGGCTCAATCGGGCCCAGCGCGCCGACCTGCTCGATGGCCTGGTGGCTTATTACCGTATTCATTTCGATAACCTCGGCGAGGTAAAATCGCTGGCCGTACTGCGCGAAGTATTGGGGTAA
- a CDS encoding peptidoglycan DD-metalloendopeptidase family protein codes for MLPLLPFNFSRDPYLLLDFSASNPDLTTLDLTNIDVFNDYVFGKLRAAGAVVGVGGYNEHRVVYRNSPHFTPTTDEAREIHLGIDFWAEAGTAVVAPVDGVVHSFRDNAQYADYGPTIILEHQTEGFPRYSLYGHLSRASLVGLQEGQPFRAGDKLAELGPYPENGDWPPHLHFQLMHDMLGLHGDYPGVCKPSERSLWLARCPDPNQWLGIEGL; via the coding sequence GTGTTGCCGCTGCTTCCCTTCAACTTCTCTCGCGATCCGTACCTGCTCCTCGACTTTTCGGCCAGCAACCCCGATCTAACTACGCTTGACCTGACCAATATCGACGTGTTCAACGACTATGTGTTCGGGAAGCTACGCGCCGCCGGAGCCGTAGTGGGCGTTGGGGGGTATAACGAGCACCGGGTCGTGTACCGGAACAGCCCGCACTTCACGCCCACGACCGACGAAGCCCGCGAAATTCACCTCGGCATCGACTTTTGGGCCGAGGCCGGTACGGCTGTCGTCGCGCCGGTTGATGGGGTGGTGCATAGCTTCCGCGACAACGCCCAATACGCCGACTACGGCCCAACAATCATCCTGGAACACCAGACGGAGGGCTTTCCGCGCTACAGCCTATACGGCCATCTGTCGCGGGCGTCGCTGGTCGGATTGCAGGAAGGGCAACCGTTCAGGGCGGGCGACAAACTGGCTGAATTGGGTCCCTACCCCGAAAATGGCGACTGGCCGCCGCACCTGCATTTCCAACTGATGCACGACATGCTGGGCCTGCACGGCGATTACCCCGGCGTCTGCAAACCATCGGAGCGATCCCTCTGGCTCGCCCGCTGCCCCGACCCGAATCAGTGGCTGGGAATTGAGGGACTCTAG
- the lptB gene encoding LPS export ABC transporter ATP-binding protein, translating into MILRTENLVKKYGSRFVNSNVSYQVAQGEIVGLLGPNGAGKTTSFYMAVGLVKPNSGKVYIDDRDITDLPMYKRARLGLGYLAQEASVFRDLTVEENILAVLEMTEKPKDEQKRRVEELIDEFHLGHVRKNLGKVLSGGERRRTEIARALAVDPKFILLDEPFAGVDPIATEDIQSIVAQLKHRNIGILITDHDVNATLSITDRAYLLIEGKIFKQGSAEDLANDEHVRRLYLGQNFELKRKVM; encoded by the coding sequence ATGATTCTCAGAACTGAAAATTTAGTCAAGAAGTACGGCAGCCGCTTTGTCAACAGCAATGTGTCGTATCAGGTCGCGCAGGGCGAAATTGTGGGCTTGCTGGGACCGAACGGCGCCGGTAAAACGACCTCCTTTTACATGGCCGTGGGGCTGGTGAAACCTAACAGCGGTAAGGTCTACATCGACGACCGCGACATCACCGACCTGCCCATGTACAAACGCGCCCGGCTCGGGCTGGGGTATCTGGCGCAGGAAGCCTCGGTATTCCGCGACCTGACGGTGGAGGAGAATATTCTGGCGGTGCTGGAAATGACCGAAAAGCCCAAAGACGAGCAGAAACGGCGTGTGGAGGAGCTCATCGACGAGTTTCACCTCGGCCACGTGCGTAAGAACCTGGGCAAAGTGTTATCGGGAGGGGAGCGCCGCCGCACCGAGATTGCCCGCGCCCTGGCCGTCGACCCGAAATTCATTCTGCTCGATGAGCCATTTGCGGGCGTTGACCCCATTGCGACCGAAGACATTCAGAGCATCGTAGCGCAGTTGAAACACCGCAACATCGGGATTCTGATTACCGACCACGACGTAAACGCCACGCTATCGATCACCGACCGGGCCTACCTGCTGATCGAAGGAAAAATCTTCAAACAGGGGTCGGCCGAAGACCTTGCCAACGACGAGCACGTCCGTCGGCTGTATCTGGGCCAAAACTTCGAGCTGAAGCGAAAAGTAATGTAG
- a CDS encoding SDR family oxidoreductase, with translation MDSFIPPQHQEPQPGSNAKMVPEPKYIRHQYKGADKLKDKVALITGGDSGIGRAVAIHFAREGADVAIVYTPAEETDAQRTKDLVEAEGRDCLLLSGDLKDPKFCEQVVDDTVLHFGKLNILVNNAGVQYVHDQFEKIKDEDLVKTYETNIYSFFRVTKAAVKHLHEGDAIINTTSITAYQGRADLIDYSSTKGAIMTFTRALSSNLAEKKIRVNGVAPGPIWTPLIPSSMDSKMVMQFGKDVPMKRPGQPAEVAPAYVFLASDDASYITGAVLHPNGGTIVNA, from the coding sequence ATGGACAGCTTCATTCCGCCACAGCATCAGGAACCGCAACCCGGCTCCAACGCCAAAATGGTGCCTGAGCCCAAATACATCCGGCATCAGTACAAGGGCGCCGATAAACTCAAAGACAAAGTGGCCCTCATCACGGGCGGCGATTCGGGTATTGGCCGCGCCGTGGCCATTCATTTCGCCCGCGAAGGGGCCGACGTGGCGATCGTTTACACGCCCGCCGAGGAAACCGATGCGCAACGCACCAAAGACCTGGTCGAAGCCGAAGGACGCGATTGCCTGCTGCTGAGCGGCGACCTGAAAGACCCTAAGTTCTGCGAGCAGGTCGTCGACGATACTGTGCTGCACTTCGGTAAACTCAACATCCTGGTCAACAACGCCGGTGTGCAGTACGTCCACGATCAGTTCGAGAAGATCAAGGATGAAGACCTGGTGAAAACCTACGAGACGAACATCTATTCGTTTTTCCGGGTGACGAAAGCCGCCGTGAAGCACCTACACGAGGGCGACGCCATCATCAACACGACGTCGATCACCGCCTACCAGGGTCGCGCCGATCTGATCGATTATTCATCGACCAAAGGCGCGATTATGACATTCACGCGGGCCCTGTCGAGCAATCTGGCCGAGAAGAAAATCCGGGTCAACGGCGTGGCGCCCGGCCCGATCTGGACCCCGCTGATTCCGTCGTCGATGGATTCGAAGATGGTTATGCAGTTTGGGAAGGACGTACCCATGAAACGCCCCGGTCAACCCGCCGAGGTGGCTCCCGCTTATGTCTTCCTCGCCTCCGACGACGCCTCGTACATAACCGGTGCCGTGCTACACCCCAACGGCGGCACGATTGTAAACGCTTAA
- a CDS encoding pyridoxamine 5'-phosphate oxidase family protein, whose protein sequence is MLRDLTPEVTDHILRNQFFGRLGYAENGQVQVLPVTYLYDGQAIYGQTREGGKTRSLRQNPSVCFEVDEQATPTCWRSVVVQGVYEELQGDERQHALQRLGPARLAPHKEPDANGVADFPSTIVYRIRILSKTGRSETKD, encoded by the coding sequence ATGTTACGTGACCTGACCCCGGAAGTAACCGACCATATTCTCCGCAATCAGTTCTTTGGGCGGCTTGGCTATGCCGAGAATGGGCAGGTGCAGGTATTGCCGGTAACGTACCTGTACGATGGACAGGCCATTTACGGGCAGACCCGCGAAGGGGGCAAAACCCGCAGTCTCCGGCAAAATCCGTCGGTTTGTTTTGAGGTCGATGAACAGGCCACGCCCACCTGCTGGCGGAGTGTAGTCGTGCAGGGCGTGTATGAAGAGTTGCAGGGCGACGAACGGCAGCACGCGCTACAGCGGCTTGGCCCCGCCCGACTGGCGCCACACAAAGAGCCAGATGCCAACGGAGTGGCCGACTTTCCATCTACCATCGTCTACCGCATCCGCATTCTGAGTAAGACTGGCCGCAGCGAAACAAAGGACTAG
- a CDS encoding cytochrome P450, which translates to MDAPIHPGLPFVGNTLEIARDPLAMFGRLFQRYDRIVKINIGGRNQYLVFRPEDAKHVLQENHRNYGRSPAFLILKRFLGEGLLTSDGDFWRQQRRLAQPAFHRQKIALLGETMVQESAAWIDELAQHDLTTPVNTSQAFMDVTMRIVCKTLFSTDVTGSDALDGLSNALDTLNRLANDSLLSPIKWPQHWPTPRNIRFRQARERVDKLIYSLIADRQRTGERHDDLLDMLMYAEDEENGRMSEQQLRDECVTLFTAGHETTAVSMAWTTYLLARHPDVLARLRAEVDATLGPYAPGTLPSIAAFRAMPYTLQVVQEGLRLYPPAWAMSRMALGEDQIGPFRIPKGDTVLVSPYLLHRDPAHWPDPDRFDPDRFLPEQEKERPAYAYLPFGGGPRLCIGNQFALLEMQILLALLVQRFDFQPANTRLVRPKPLITLRPNRPIELHLTARP; encoded by the coding sequence ATGGACGCTCCCATTCATCCCGGCCTGCCCTTTGTTGGAAACACGCTCGAAATCGCGCGTGATCCACTGGCGATGTTCGGCCGGCTCTTTCAGCGGTACGACCGGATCGTGAAGATCAACATCGGCGGGCGGAATCAGTACCTGGTTTTCCGGCCCGAAGATGCCAAACACGTGTTGCAGGAAAACCACCGCAACTACGGCCGGTCGCCCGCCTTTCTCATTTTGAAGCGGTTTCTGGGCGAAGGGCTGCTTACCAGCGATGGCGATTTCTGGCGGCAACAACGGCGGCTGGCGCAACCGGCCTTCCACCGGCAGAAAATTGCGTTGCTTGGTGAAACCATGGTGCAGGAATCGGCCGCCTGGATCGACGAACTGGCACAGCACGACCTGACAACGCCCGTGAACACGTCGCAGGCGTTTATGGACGTGACCATGCGCATCGTCTGCAAGACGCTGTTCAGCACGGACGTAACCGGCAGCGATGCGCTCGACGGCCTCTCAAACGCGCTTGATACGCTCAACCGACTGGCGAACGATTCGCTGCTGTCGCCCATCAAATGGCCGCAGCACTGGCCTACGCCGCGCAACATCCGCTTTCGGCAGGCGCGTGAGCGGGTCGATAAACTGATTTACAGCCTTATCGCTGACCGCCAACGGACCGGCGAGCGCCACGACGACCTGCTCGACATGCTGATGTATGCCGAAGACGAGGAAAACGGGCGGATGTCGGAGCAGCAGCTGCGCGACGAGTGCGTGACGCTCTTCACGGCGGGCCACGAAACCACGGCCGTCTCGATGGCCTGGACAACGTACCTGCTGGCCCGCCACCCCGACGTACTGGCCCGCCTGCGCGCCGAAGTCGATGCCACGCTGGGCCCTTACGCGCCAGGTACGTTGCCGTCGATCGCGGCCTTTCGGGCCATGCCCTACACGCTGCAAGTCGTGCAGGAAGGACTGCGGCTGTACCCGCCCGCCTGGGCGATGAGCCGGATGGCGCTGGGCGAGGATCAGATTGGCCCGTTTCGTATTCCAAAGGGCGATACAGTGCTGGTAAGCCCGTACCTGCTGCACCGCGACCCTGCTCACTGGCCCGACCCCGACCGCTTCGACCCCGACCGATTCCTGCCTGAGCAGGAGAAAGAACGCCCCGCCTACGCGTATTTACCATTCGGTGGGGGGCCGCGCTTATGCATTGGCAATCAGTTCGCCTTGCTCGAAATGCAGATTCTGCTGGCCTTGCTGGTGCAGCGGTTTGACTTCCAACCGGCTAATACCCGTCTTGTCAGGCCCAAACCGTTAATTACCTTGCGCCCAAATCGCCCCATTGAGTTACACCTAACGGCCCGACCCTGA
- a CDS encoding SDR family oxidoreductase — MDQMEIPTQAQHQDAQPGLEYEMNPRPIYIRDDYKGADKLVDKIALITGGDSGIGRAISVHFAREGADLAICYHPREEQDAQETKRLVEAEGRRCLLIPGDLRSISHIREAVGKVLSTYKRINILVNNAANHVEQKEFTGISDEQMKATFELNILAMFRLTKNVLPHMNANDSIINTTSVVSYRGSESLIDYAATKGAVTAFTRSLSQNMVDRGIRVNAVAPGPIWTPLIVATKSPEEVAEFGKDVPLKRPGQPAELAPAYVFLASEDASYFTGQVIHVNGGEVVNS, encoded by the coding sequence ATGGATCAAATGGAAATCCCTACCCAGGCGCAGCATCAGGATGCACAGCCGGGTCTTGAATATGAAATGAACCCCCGCCCCATCTACATCCGGGACGACTACAAGGGGGCCGATAAACTGGTCGATAAAATTGCGCTCATCACGGGCGGCGACTCGGGTATTGGGCGCGCCATTTCGGTGCATTTCGCCCGCGAAGGGGCCGACCTAGCCATCTGCTACCATCCCCGCGAAGAGCAGGATGCGCAGGAAACCAAGCGGCTCGTAGAAGCCGAAGGGCGGCGTTGCCTGCTCATCCCCGGCGATCTGCGCAGCATTTCACACATCCGCGAGGCGGTGGGGAAAGTGCTCAGCACCTACAAACGCATCAACATTCTGGTCAACAACGCGGCGAACCACGTCGAGCAGAAGGAGTTCACGGGCATCTCCGACGAACAGATGAAGGCGACCTTCGAGCTGAATATCCTGGCGATGTTCCGGCTGACCAAAAACGTGTTGCCGCACATGAACGCCAACGATAGCATCATCAATACCACCTCGGTGGTGTCGTACCGGGGCAGCGAATCGCTGATCGACTACGCAGCCACCAAAGGCGCCGTTACGGCCTTCACCCGCTCGCTGTCGCAGAACATGGTCGATCGGGGCATTCGGGTTAACGCCGTCGCGCCCGGCCCGATCTGGACCCCGCTGATCGTCGCGACCAAATCACCCGAGGAAGTGGCTGAGTTTGGGAAAGACGTACCGCTGAAGCGCCCCGGCCAACCTGCTGAGCTAGCCCCCGCTTATGTGTTCCTGGCTTCGGAAGACGCCAGTTACTTCACCGGACAGGTTATCCACGTCAACGGCGGAGAAGTCGTGAATAGCTAA
- a CDS encoding sialidase family protein yields the protein MRFFLSIATALLLASPAFCRPGNPLVADDTRAVALPVLTRLPAGNVLLSWTEKDPDGKLFLYTATSADKGKTFSEKNLVYAANGIGASALMKPRVLAKPNGTLVAVFTLRTESAQPTAPAAAPAENHAGMNHGDHQPAAAAPAAPAAEKPRGRRAPATTQIVTCTSTDQGRTWTEPQPVDSDKTPNLLRGFFDATVLSNGEIAIAYLKDVAGSTKHEERNLRLVVSQNGQFQPERIIDPVACDCCNISMLVDANGTLNIYYRDNNDDIRDISRLQSTDNGKTFSAPKNLYADNWKINGCPHSGPSAVRLGKSALVAWFSGTTSNTAGVRVVTQEGERLAVVEDPSAKGASLVEAPNGGVLLWQQVRGAGETPTTAIAYRVVNAKKAADMQWLAGSEQGQNASGLVVGDQLVVAYELRRPGKPNALQLGYASVK from the coding sequence ATGCGTTTTTTCTTGTCAATCGCGACGGCTCTGCTGCTGGCCAGCCCGGCTTTCTGTCGTCCCGGTAATCCGCTGGTGGCCGACGATACCCGCGCCGTAGCCCTCCCCGTGCTGACCCGGCTACCTGCCGGCAACGTTTTATTGTCCTGGACCGAAAAAGACCCCGACGGTAAACTATTCCTGTACACGGCCACATCGGCTGATAAAGGCAAAACCTTTTCCGAAAAAAACCTGGTTTATGCCGCTAACGGTATCGGCGCGAGCGCGCTGATGAAGCCACGCGTGCTGGCGAAGCCCAACGGCACGCTGGTAGCTGTGTTCACGCTACGTACCGAGTCGGCCCAGCCGACTGCGCCGGCCGCCGCACCGGCCGAAAACCATGCCGGTATGAACCACGGCGATCATCAGCCGGCAGCGGCCGCACCAGCGGCACCGGCTGCTGAAAAGCCCAGAGGCCGTCGCGCCCCGGCTACGACGCAGATCGTAACCTGCACCTCGACCGATCAGGGACGTACCTGGACGGAGCCCCAGCCCGTCGATTCTGACAAAACGCCTAACCTGCTGCGCGGTTTCTTCGACGCGACCGTGCTCAGCAACGGCGAAATTGCCATTGCGTACTTGAAAGACGTAGCGGGCAGCACCAAGCATGAAGAGCGCAACCTGCGGCTGGTGGTGAGCCAGAACGGGCAGTTTCAGCCTGAACGCATCATCGACCCCGTCGCCTGCGACTGCTGCAACATCAGCATGCTGGTGGATGCCAACGGAACGCTGAACATCTATTACCGGGACAACAACGACGACATCCGCGACATCTCGCGCCTGCAATCGACCGACAACGGCAAGACGTTTTCGGCCCCTAAAAACCTCTACGCCGATAACTGGAAGATCAACGGTTGCCCACACAGCGGCCCCAGCGCGGTGCGGCTTGGTAAATCGGCGCTGGTAGCCTGGTTCTCGGGTACCACCAGCAACACGGCGGGTGTACGGGTCGTCACGCAGGAAGGCGAGCGGCTGGCTGTGGTTGAAGATCCCTCCGCAAAAGGGGCCTCATTGGTTGAAGCACCGAACGGGGGCGTGTTACTGTGGCAGCAGGTACGTGGCGCGGGCGAAACCCCCACTACGGCCATTGCCTACCGTGTGGTTAACGCTAAAAAAGCCGCCGACATGCAATGGCTGGCTGGCTCGGAGCAGGGCCAGAATGCAAGCGGCCTCGTAGTGGGTGATCAACTGGTGGTGGCCTACGAACTGCGCCGCCCCGGCAAACCCAACGCCCTTCAGTTGGGCTATGCGAGCGTGAAATAA
- a CDS encoding vWA domain-containing protein, translating to MITRRTSLSHNIVAFCRFLRANGLAVGPDEAATALLALAQVDLGERTQLWLALRTVLCRRAQDLDAFDRLFAQYWKELEKAVDSKTKDGANPRQRTQPKKGPDFNQLKAWLYGNKPTEETTLTTYSTQQNLARQDFSAIAPDDLQAVMQHIRELSLTLARRANRRRQRTQAARQLNLPRTLRTNLRRGGELLELIYQKPRKNRFNVVILADVSQSMDLYSTFLIQFMYAFQSVYRRIDTFVFSTELHRVTQSLKNRPFAEALHHLADTVTGWGGGTRIGYSLQQFVENHLSLVNKHTLVLILSDGWDTDDATLLTDALTKLKSKAHRLVWLNPLAGNPTFRPDTAAMQAAMPLLDGFLPAHNANSLRALGRWL from the coding sequence ATGATCACGCGCCGAACCAGCCTATCGCACAACATCGTGGCCTTTTGCCGGTTCTTGCGGGCCAATGGCCTGGCGGTCGGGCCCGACGAAGCCGCTACGGCCCTGCTGGCGCTGGCGCAGGTGGATCTGGGCGAACGTACCCAGCTCTGGCTCGCCTTGCGGACGGTGTTGTGTCGGCGGGCGCAGGACCTGGATGCCTTCGACCGGCTGTTTGCGCAGTACTGGAAAGAGTTGGAAAAAGCCGTCGACTCGAAAACCAAAGACGGGGCCAACCCCCGGCAACGTACCCAGCCGAAGAAGGGCCCCGATTTCAATCAGCTCAAGGCGTGGCTGTACGGTAACAAGCCTACGGAAGAAACCACGCTGACGACCTATTCGACGCAGCAGAACCTGGCCCGGCAGGATTTCTCGGCCATCGCGCCCGACGACTTACAGGCCGTGATGCAGCACATCCGCGAACTGTCGCTGACGCTCGCCCGCCGGGCCAACCGGCGGCGGCAACGTACCCAGGCGGCCCGGCAACTAAACCTGCCCCGGACGCTACGAACGAACCTGCGGCGCGGAGGCGAACTGCTCGAACTGATCTACCAGAAGCCGCGCAAAAACCGGTTCAACGTGGTCATTCTGGCCGACGTAAGCCAGTCGATGGACCTATACAGCACCTTCCTGATCCAGTTTATGTATGCGTTCCAGTCGGTCTACCGGCGGATCGATACCTTCGTGTTCAGCACCGAATTGCACCGCGTTACGCAGTCGCTCAAAAATCGCCCTTTCGCCGAGGCCCTGCACCACTTGGCCGACACGGTGACGGGCTGGGGCGGCGGCACACGAATCGGGTATTCGCTCCAGCAGTTCGTCGAGAACCACCTGTCGCTGGTCAACAAACACACGCTGGTGTTGATCCTGAGCGACGGCTGGGACACCGATGACGCCACGCTGCTCACCGACGCCCTCACCAAACTGAAAAGCAAGGCTCACCGGCTGGTGTGGCTCAACCCGCTGGCGGGCAACCCCACTTTCCGCCCCGACACCGCCGCCATGCAGGCCGCTATGCCCCTGCTTGATGGGTTCCTGCCCGCCCACAACGCCAACAGCCTCCGCGCGTTGGGGAGGTGGTTGTGA
- a CDS encoding SdiA-regulated domain-containing protein, translating to MRLNLVIASVLVAAACQPAKKQPAETTQAAVVSAPIPYALDQPAETHKLPNDLREISGLSYYKPGKLACVQDELGVVFIYDTRTHAVADEHIFGKNGDYEGVEFVDGQLYIMRSDGELYQMEPRDGIKIIGGSPQTRHVKIDLPGKNDMEGLGYDPQLKALVLATKDGKGLDKTIYLYSLQHKTLFQGTVLKQEDIRAFEPDLPEFKPSGIAVHPKTRDYYVLSSAAHRLLVMTPSGKVKSLVPLDEKLLRQPEGICFAPDGTLYIASEGDGKKGVVLVFDGK from the coding sequence ATGCGCCTCAATTTGGTTATTGCCAGTGTACTGGTGGCGGCCGCCTGCCAGCCTGCAAAAAAACAACCTGCCGAAACCACGCAGGCGGCGGTCGTCAGTGCGCCGATTCCGTATGCGCTCGACCAGCCCGCCGAGACCCACAAACTTCCCAATGACCTGCGGGAAATTTCGGGCCTGAGCTATTACAAACCGGGCAAACTCGCCTGTGTGCAGGACGAACTGGGCGTAGTGTTTATCTATGACACACGTACCCACGCCGTCGCCGACGAGCACATCTTCGGTAAAAACGGTGATTATGAAGGCGTCGAGTTTGTCGACGGGCAGTTGTATATCATGCGCAGCGACGGCGAACTCTACCAGATGGAGCCGCGCGATGGCATCAAAATTATCGGCGGCAGCCCGCAGACGCGCCACGTAAAGATTGACCTGCCTGGCAAAAATGACATGGAAGGCCTCGGCTACGACCCGCAACTCAAAGCGCTGGTGCTGGCTACTAAAGATGGCAAGGGGCTCGACAAAACGATTTACCTCTACAGCCTGCAGCACAAGACGCTGTTTCAGGGAACGGTGCTGAAACAGGAGGACATTCGCGCCTTTGAGCCGGATCTGCCCGAATTTAAGCCGTCAGGGATCGCCGTACACCCCAAAACCCGCGACTATTACGTGCTGTCGAGCGCCGCGCACCGGCTGCTGGTTATGACGCCCTCGGGCAAGGTGAAATCGCTGGTGCCGCTCGACGAAAAGCTGTTGCGCCAGCCCGAAGGCATCTGTTTTGCCCCCGACGGCACGCTCTACATCGCCAGTGAAGGCGACGGCAAAAAAGGCGTCGTGCTGGTGTTTGACGGGAAATGA
- the recJ gene encoding single-stranded-DNA-specific exonuclease RecJ: protein MIVHPAPPSKRWILKPFPDAPAQQTAVESLVQTLNISPFLASLLVQRGVSNFEEARTFFRPELTHLHDPFQMRDMDRAVERLTRAMHTGEKILIYGDYDVDGTTSVSLMYGFLRTLYDRLDHYIPDRYKEGYGISKAGVQWAADNGFTLIIALDCGIKSIDRVAEANALDVDFIICDHHRPGDALPDAVAVLDPKRTDCHYPYKELTGCGVGFKLLQALCQVRGLPESTLWPYLDLVAVSIACDIVPITGENRVLAYFGLKQLNTAPRVGLCALLRVAGFVKEHETCPPPERALDITNVVFGLGPRINAAGRIKHARAAVELLLCNTHDEADDHAYGLQTHNKDRQDLDKNMTEQALAMIRNDELLIKAKSTVLFDQKWHKGVIGIVASRCIEQFYRPTIILTESNGKAAGSARSVAEFDVYEAIEACSELLEQFGGHTFAAGLTLPIENVDAFRQRFEEVVSAKIRDEQLIPRVEIDIPLDFSEINGKFYRIMRQMSPFGPHNMSPVFRSDEVVLVGEPVVMKEKHLKFTCRQVRSGHSFTAIGFGMAVWADHLHQGEPFSICYSIDENHYGGTSSLQLYLKDIRLG, encoded by the coding sequence ATGATTGTACATCCCGCCCCGCCCTCAAAACGCTGGATTCTGAAGCCCTTCCCCGATGCACCGGCCCAACAAACGGCCGTTGAATCGTTGGTGCAGACGTTGAATATCAGCCCATTTCTGGCCAGCCTGCTGGTACAGCGTGGCGTCAGCAACTTCGAGGAGGCGCGTACGTTTTTCCGACCCGAGCTAACCCATCTGCACGACCCCTTCCAGATGCGCGACATGGACCGGGCCGTTGAGCGATTAACGCGGGCGATGCATACAGGTGAAAAAATTCTGATTTACGGGGACTACGATGTCGACGGTACCACGTCGGTATCGCTAATGTACGGTTTCCTGCGCACGCTTTACGACCGCCTCGATCATTACATTCCCGACCGCTATAAAGAAGGGTACGGTATCTCGAAAGCGGGTGTGCAATGGGCCGCCGACAACGGGTTTACGCTCATCATCGCGCTCGACTGCGGCATCAAGTCCATCGACCGCGTGGCCGAAGCCAACGCACTGGACGTCGATTTTATCATCTGCGACCACCACCGTCCGGGCGACGCCCTGCCTGATGCGGTGGCCGTGCTCGACCCCAAACGCACTGACTGCCACTACCCGTATAAGGAACTGACGGGCTGCGGCGTGGGCTTCAAACTCCTGCAAGCGCTCTGTCAGGTACGTGGTCTGCCCGAGTCGACGCTTTGGCCCTACCTCGATCTGGTGGCAGTGAGCATTGCCTGCGACATTGTGCCGATCACGGGCGAAAACCGGGTGCTGGCCTATTTTGGGCTGAAACAACTCAATACAGCGCCCCGGGTTGGGCTTTGTGCGCTGCTGCGCGTGGCAGGCTTTGTGAAAGAACACGAAACCTGCCCCCCACCCGAACGGGCGCTCGACATCACCAACGTGGTGTTTGGTCTGGGGCCGCGCATCAACGCCGCCGGGCGCATCAAGCACGCCCGCGCTGCCGTGGAATTGCTGCTCTGCAACACCCACGACGAAGCCGACGACCACGCCTACGGCCTGCAAACGCACAACAAAGACCGGCAGGACCTCGACAAGAACATGACCGAGCAGGCGCTGGCCATGATCCGCAACGACGAACTGTTAATAAAGGCTAAATCGACGGTGCTGTTCGATCAAAAATGGCACAAAGGCGTTATTGGGATAGTGGCATCGCGGTGCATCGAGCAATTTTACCGTCCCACGATCATCCTGACCGAGTCGAATGGCAAAGCGGCGGGGTCGGCGCGGTCGGTGGCAGAGTTCGACGTCTACGAGGCCATTGAAGCGTGCTCGGAGTTGCTGGAGCAGTTTGGCGGACACACCTTCGCGGCGGGGCTCACGCTCCCCATCGAGAATGTCGACGCCTTCCGGCAGCGGTTTGAGGAAGTGGTATCGGCTAAAATCCGCGATGAGCAATTGATTCCGCGCGTCGAGATCGACATTCCACTCGATTTCAGCGAGATCAACGGCAAGTTTTACCGGATTATGCGGCAGATGTCGCCGTTTGGTCCGCACAACATGTCGCCGGTCTTCCGTTCCGACGAGGTGGTGCTGGTGGGCGAGCCGGTCGTGATGAAAGAGAAACACCTGAAGTTTACGTGCCGTCAGGTACGTTCGGGGCACTCGTTCACGGCCATCGGTTTCGGCATGGCGGTGTGGGCCGATCACCTGCATCAGGGCGAACCCTTCTCGATCTGCTACTCCATCGACGAAAACCACTACGGCGGCACGTCATCGCTGCAATTGTATTTGAAGGATATTCGATTAGGGTAG